In a single window of the Thermofilum uzonense genome:
- the dcd gene encoding dCTP deaminase, which produces MLSGAELLRLVKEGKLVIEPFSEEIIRENGIDLRIGEEVAVLLNNPEPLDPDKLKEIKLSDYYKVFKTDSFVLQPYMKVLVTTLEYIKMPPDVAGLIGVRSTFARLGVSIPPTLIDAGFEGEITIEIHGGAFPIILRKGMRFAHVAFYRIQGDVITYKGKYQGQRGVTLPR; this is translated from the coding sequence ATGCTGTCAGGTGCTGAATTACTTCGACTAGTAAAGGAGGGAAAACTCGTCATCGAGCCTTTCTCAGAGGAGATAATAAGGGAAAATGGAATAGATCTGAGAATAGGTGAGGAAGTAGCCGTTCTCCTCAATAACCCTGAACCATTAGATCCTGACAAGCTTAAAGAAATAAAGCTAAGCGATTACTACAAGGTTTTCAAGACTGACAGCTTTGTACTTCAACCATACATGAAGGTATTGGTGACAACATTAGAATATATAAAAATGCCTCCCGATGTGGCTGGTCTAATAGGAGTTAGAAGCACTTTTGCCCGTCTGGGCGTATCAATACCTCCCACCTTAATCGATGCAGGATTTGAGGGCGAGATAACAATAGAAATCCACGGTGGAGCCTTTCCAATCATTCTGCGGAAGGGTATGCGGTTTGCCCACGTAGCTTTTTATAGAATCCAGGGCGACGTGATAACCTATAAGGGTAAATACCAGGGACAACGTGGTGTCACCTTGCCGCGCTAG
- a CDS encoding FAD-dependent oxidoreductase, protein MGDKANVVVIGGGPAGMTAASRIKRIHPEWRVMVFERSKYVSYAPCGIPYFLGGYAKDIEELVHYPLRVFKEERGIEVYTETEVVEAGNGFIRARFHDGSENTFSWEKLLIATGARPRIPPIPGVELSGVLTIRTLESGEEARRAVDEAKRIAIIGGGYIGLELADNLRRIGKSVMLFEMLPHVMPTLDADIAQLIEAELIRNGVDLHLGEALQALEGHKKVEKIVTDKGEYKVDLVFLATGVTPETHIAEMLGVRKGNTGAISTDPSMRTNLENVYAAGDNAEAINLVTGKPDWFPLAPVANKMGYVAGASISGIEATFPGALGTAITKVFDLEVARTGLTEERAIKEGFNPASVVIKANSRASYYPGGSPMTVKLIADRNTGRLLGAQIVGGDGVLARIDALAALIGKGGNVRDLFFSDLAYAPPFAPVWDPVIVAARVLLGKIEKE, encoded by the coding sequence ATGGGCGACAAGGCTAACGTTGTCGTAATAGGTGGAGGACCTGCCGGCATGACTGCTGCTTCCAGGATAAAGAGAATACACCCTGAGTGGAGGGTCATGGTGTTTGAGAGGAGCAAGTACGTGAGCTACGCTCCATGCGGCATACCTTACTTTCTAGGAGGCTATGCTAAAGACATCGAGGAACTGGTTCATTATCCCCTCAGAGTATTCAAGGAGGAGAGAGGAATAGAGGTATATACAGAGACAGAGGTCGTGGAAGCTGGCAATGGTTTCATTCGCGCGAGGTTCCATGATGGATCGGAGAACACCTTCAGTTGGGAAAAGCTTCTAATAGCAACAGGAGCCCGGCCTAGAATCCCTCCCATTCCTGGAGTCGAATTAAGCGGGGTTCTTACAATACGTACTCTTGAGAGTGGCGAAGAGGCACGCAGAGCTGTAGATGAAGCTAAAAGAATTGCTATCATTGGAGGCGGCTACATAGGTCTCGAGCTGGCTGATAACCTAAGACGTATAGGTAAGTCCGTGATGCTTTTTGAAATGCTGCCACACGTTATGCCGACGCTTGACGCCGATATCGCGCAGCTAATTGAAGCAGAACTTATCAGAAATGGTGTAGATCTGCATCTCGGCGAAGCTCTGCAAGCACTAGAAGGCCATAAGAAGGTCGAAAAGATAGTAACGGACAAAGGTGAATACAAGGTTGATTTGGTTTTCCTTGCTACTGGCGTAACGCCGGAAACGCATATAGCCGAGATGCTCGGGGTACGAAAAGGAAATACAGGAGCCATAAGCACGGATCCCTCTATGCGAACAAATCTTGAAAACGTGTATGCTGCGGGAGACAACGCTGAGGCAATAAACCTTGTGACTGGGAAGCCTGACTGGTTCCCTCTTGCACCTGTAGCCAACAAGATGGGTTATGTTGCCGGAGCCTCGATATCAGGAATAGAAGCAACTTTTCCCGGTGCTCTTGGAACAGCAATAACTAAAGTGTTTGATCTTGAAGTGGCAAGAACCGGCTTAACTGAGGAGAGAGCTATAAAAGAGGGATTTAACCCAGCCTCTGTCGTTATAAAGGCAAACTCTCGGGCTAGTTACTACCCGGGTGGCTCACCCATGACTGTTAAGCTGATAGCTGATAGGAACACGGGAAGACTTCTAGGAGCCCAAATTGTTGGTGGCGATGGAGTTCTAGCCCGAATAGACGCCTTGGCCGCTTTAATCGGTAAAGGAGGAAATGTTCGAGACCTCTTCTTCAGCGACTTAGCTTACGCTCCTCCATTTGCTCCCGTCTGGGACCCCGTTATTGTTGCTGCTCGGGTTCTTCTTGGAAAAATTGAGAAGGAGTAG
- a CDS encoding twin-arginine translocase subunit TatC: MGVAYGFFIVTPLTFLVALWIAKLGGASPYFAIHDFYQNVFLGSVAIGLFFTFPLVILALNKVGLVNHETLEKNWRYVILLTLSILVVITPDPTLTSALAIGLPFIVLYLLSIRLIKKNSQKLV, encoded by the coding sequence ATGGGAGTGGCGTACGGCTTCTTTATTGTAACTCCCCTAACCTTTCTAGTAGCTCTATGGATTGCAAAGCTTGGAGGAGCCTCTCCATACTTTGCAATTCATGACTTCTACCAGAATGTTTTCTTAGGTTCTGTAGCGATAGGATTATTCTTCACGTTTCCGCTAGTTATTCTCGCTCTAAATAAAGTGGGTCTTGTAAATCACGAGACATTGGAAAAGAATTGGCGCTATGTGATTCTACTGACCCTGTCAATTCTAGTTGTAATCACGCCGGATCCAACACTGACCAGTGCGTTGGCAATAGGTTTGCCCTTCATAGTTCTCTATCTACTTTCAATAAGACTGATTAAGAAAAACTCTCAAAAGTTAGTTTAA
- a CDS encoding endonuclease III domain-containing protein has protein sequence MSSRYELGDVILDKLSRTFQISPDDFAALKAALGRDYFKVLIATILSQNTNEKNTFKAIKKLEESIGIKPHLLASVDENYLEEAISPAGLQSTKSKAIKEAAKLIVERYDGDITNLLKKGEKRVREELGKIRGIGDKTIDVLLANYGYPIVAIDTHVRRVARRLGLTHAKTYMAIREDLEKVFRPEKRLTAHLLLILLGRNICKAKRPACLECPLKDICEYYNSLKAKH, from the coding sequence GTGAGTTCTCGTTACGAGCTTGGAGACGTGATATTGGATAAACTGAGCAGGACCTTCCAGATAAGTCCCGACGATTTTGCTGCTTTAAAAGCGGCCCTTGGCAGAGACTATTTTAAGGTACTCATAGCTACCATCCTGTCACAAAACACAAACGAAAAAAATACCTTTAAGGCAATTAAGAAACTAGAGGAAAGCATTGGGATAAAGCCCCATTTACTAGCCAGCGTTGATGAAAATTATCTTGAAGAAGCCATCTCGCCTGCAGGTCTTCAGTCGACTAAGTCTAAGGCTATAAAAGAGGCTGCAAAGCTTATAGTTGAGAGATACGACGGAGATATAACAAATCTTTTAAAAAAGGGGGAAAAGAGAGTTAGAGAGGAACTTGGGAAGATCAGGGGTATAGGGGACAAAACTATTGATGTTCTCCTTGCAAATTATGGTTACCCGATCGTTGCAATAGATACCCATGTCAGGCGAGTTGCTAGAAGGCTCGGATTAACGCATGCAAAAACATATATGGCAATTCGAGAAGATCTCGAGAAAGTTTTTCGCCCAGAGAAGAGGCTCACTGCCCATTTGCTCCTTATACTTTTAGGTAGAAATATCTGCAAAGCTAAAAGACCTGCATGTCTCGAGTGCCCGCTAAAGGATATCTGTGAATATTATAATTCGCTTAAAGCTAAACATTAA
- a CDS encoding M1 aminopeptidase family protein: MPSRHEIKETSTGIILLIILSFLILNNIHVFKAEPLPTIKAVINVDDTGNATVKITFKTLGKTKILFTLPRFENYTICESYGTPQIVNAPSSAYFYYNSTINLNPGENGTAILSICYKFPYASLLADNQGWFMSPMLVSTPPVNIEVYVKIPNVGKITLESPISTGINVNGYRRYVLAPGTPTVISGRVVIEYLTLSNVTTVDFNTSVRDTTIRVQSPPFYKSLAQRVLTVASKAYANLTSMTGVSLQELVFRFYLPKQSLGGITTLGFVMGEDINAGGRGPIMLNLGLIRYAPGYLETTIIHEMVHAFLGKAGVEANDETRWFHEGLAQYISISVAEGLGYNVAELRNDMINASRTLYKYYEGNLSLIQHWPTVPELVGDAYLASFYIIENLSATYNGEAFIKSLFQAIRDYGKVKTTNDIVAVLSIAAGKNLAPLFRSWGFKDIKDWNPPATSKDTTSAPSSSTTFETVVLGIGIAIGVITYFLNEKVQKEIDIARSKSVFEKIEKNAENHSIFWT, translated from the coding sequence ATGCCATCACGACACGAAATTAAAGAAACATCGACAGGTATTATTCTACTTATCATTCTGTCATTTCTCATCCTCAATAATATCCATGTATTTAAAGCTGAGCCTTTACCTACAATCAAAGCCGTTATAAACGTAGATGACACAGGTAATGCCACCGTGAAGATCACATTCAAGACACTGGGTAAAACAAAGATTCTTTTTACTCTTCCAAGATTCGAAAACTACACAATATGCGAGAGCTACGGTACTCCACAAATAGTAAACGCTCCCTCATCCGCTTATTTCTACTATAACTCTACGATCAATCTTAATCCTGGAGAAAACGGTACGGCAATTCTCTCCATATGCTATAAATTCCCCTATGCTAGCCTGCTTGCCGACAACCAAGGCTGGTTTATGAGCCCTATGCTTGTATCTACACCTCCTGTCAACATAGAGGTTTATGTCAAAATACCAAACGTTGGCAAAATAACCCTTGAGTCCCCGATCTCAACGGGGATCAATGTAAATGGATATAGAAGATATGTTCTCGCTCCCGGCACTCCTACCGTGATCTCTGGTAGGGTCGTAATAGAATACCTGACACTCTCTAACGTCACTACAGTTGATTTTAATACGAGTGTACGCGACACCACAATTAGAGTCCAGTCGCCACCTTTTTACAAGTCCTTAGCTCAAAGGGTTCTAACCGTGGCCTCAAAGGCCTACGCTAATCTAACTAGCATGACAGGAGTATCCTTACAGGAGCTTGTATTCAGATTCTATCTACCCAAACAGAGCTTGGGAGGTATAACGACTCTAGGATTCGTAATGGGAGAAGACATCAATGCGGGGGGAAGAGGCCCCATTATGTTAAACCTTGGGCTTATAAGGTATGCTCCAGGTTACCTTGAAACTACGATAATACACGAGATGGTTCACGCTTTTCTTGGTAAGGCAGGCGTCGAAGCAAATGACGAAACACGATGGTTCCACGAGGGGCTAGCACAGTACATTTCGATCAGTGTGGCTGAAGGCCTAGGATATAATGTCGCCGAGCTCAGAAACGACATGATAAATGCCTCTCGTACACTTTACAAATACTACGAGGGTAATCTATCCCTGATTCAACACTGGCCAACTGTTCCAGAACTAGTGGGAGACGCATACTTGGCTAGCTTCTATATAATTGAAAATCTAAGCGCAACCTATAATGGCGAAGCGTTTATAAAAAGCCTTTTTCAAGCCATAAGGGATTACGGAAAGGTCAAGACAACCAATGACATTGTAGCTGTCCTAAGTATTGCCGCAGGTAAAAACCTTGCACCCCTATTCCGATCTTGGGGGTTCAAGGATATAAAAGACTGGAACCCTCCAGCAACAAGCAAAGACACGACCTCTGCTCCTAGTTCTAGTACGACTTTCGAGACAGTCGTGCTTGGTATAGGCATCGCGATTGGAGTGATAACTTACTTTCTAAATGAGAAGGTTCAAAAGGAGATAGATATAGCGAGAAGCAAAAGTGTTTTTGAAAAAATTGAGAAAAACGCAGAAAATCACTCGATTTTCTGGACGTGA
- a CDS encoding ferredoxin, whose product MAKLKVIIDRDQCISDMACVSLCPEVFEMSEEDGKSQIVAKYRVGGNPGEGEVPVELEECVKSAAEACPVSIIHVQKIE is encoded by the coding sequence TTGGCAAAACTTAAGGTCATTATCGACAGGGATCAATGCATAAGCGACATGGCTTGTGTCAGCTTATGCCCTGAAGTTTTCGAGATGAGCGAGGAAGACGGAAAGAGCCAGATCGTTGCCAAGTACAGAGTTGGAGGTAACCCCGGTGAGGGTGAGGTACCCGTAGAGCTTGAAGAATGTGTGAAGAGTGCAGCCGAAGCTTGTCCAGTATCCATAATTCACGTCCAGAAAATCGAGTGA
- the ileS gene encoding isoleucine--tRNA ligase: MGIVRALSQEFNPKKYEGEILNYWYENKIYDLIREKARGKPKFYFLDGPPYASSGVPHVGTLWNKVLKDAVIRYYRALGYSVNDQPGYDCHGLPIEVQIERRLGFKSKKDIEDYGVDRFIEECKGFVKQNISSLNSYFKEFGVSMDWERPYTTMDARYIEGAWWLVKKAEEKRLLDYGLKVVHWCPRCETTLADYEVTEYTELEDPSIYVKFPVANEKNRYILIWTTTPWTLPANVAVMANPKLVYVWVEVRGDILLIAKDRLEAVLKEAGITEYKVLEEVKGVELEGLRYLHPLADEVDAQKGLADAHRVVLSEEFVSAQEGTGLVHSAPGHGEEDYIVGLRYSLPIVVLVDEKGRLTKEAGKYSGLNVRDANGVIIEDLKRKGYLFHSGVIRHRYPICWRCKTPLVLRGTKQWFIRVTHLKNRLLEEAEKVEWVPEWAGYSRFKNWLAGLRDWIISRQRYWGTPAPIWVCEKCGERVVVGSKKELEELAGGKLEIPDLHRPWIDKVTLRCPKCGGIMKRVPDVLDVWLDSGVAFYASLGYPQIREKFKELYPADLIIEGHDQIAGWFFSLLRSGIITFDEAPYRRVLMHGFALDEQGREMHKSLGNYVEPRQVLEYKYGSRDVFRWFVLRTTTWEDMKFSWKGLEEVYSDLNIFWNVYYFATLYMSLDKFNPEEYPVDALLDKLSIEDKWLLSRFETVAREVKNAFDTLNIHRAVKLIRDFVVEDLSHWYIRLIRPRVWIEEASYEKIAAYATLSYVLKRLLVIASPIIPFTTERIYLESFRYEEAPPSIHMLSWPEPRDDFLDPELEKKMSLAREIVEKALALRMKNGIKIRQPLPALYIFTSDPKITESVRMMDRIIASQVNVKKVEVRPAEELVSYKSVKVEPVYRLLGPTLREYTSLVIEEVNKKKEEVARSLAEKGSIDLEVAGRVFHLEKSMFEILESWREHYDGDTTTWGTIVLDTNISEKELAEGLARDTLRRIQFMRKQLSLSIDEYIETTIYIPGEFIELVKGYEDYLRTESRSKALFLVSHEEDVKGDLVADWEIGDIKIKIGIRRFKNQ; encoded by the coding sequence ATGGGCATAGTTAGAGCTCTCTCGCAAGAATTCAATCCCAAGAAATACGAGGGCGAGATTTTAAACTACTGGTACGAGAACAAAATATATGACCTTATACGGGAAAAGGCTAGGGGAAAACCAAAGTTTTACTTCTTGGACGGTCCACCCTATGCTTCAAGCGGTGTTCCACACGTTGGTACATTATGGAATAAGGTTCTCAAAGATGCTGTTATCCGTTATTATAGGGCTCTGGGCTATAGCGTAAATGACCAACCGGGGTATGATTGTCATGGACTCCCAATTGAGGTTCAGATAGAGAGAAGGCTGGGCTTCAAGTCAAAGAAGGATATAGAAGATTATGGAGTCGATAGATTCATCGAAGAGTGCAAGGGGTTTGTCAAGCAGAACATTTCGTCCTTGAATTCCTACTTCAAAGAGTTCGGAGTCTCCATGGACTGGGAGAGACCATACACGACAATGGACGCTAGATATATAGAGGGGGCATGGTGGCTTGTAAAGAAGGCTGAGGAGAAAAGGCTTCTTGACTATGGATTGAAAGTTGTACATTGGTGCCCCAGATGTGAAACAACGCTAGCAGACTATGAGGTTACAGAGTACACAGAGCTAGAAGACCCCTCAATATACGTCAAGTTCCCCGTTGCTAATGAAAAGAATAGATACATACTAATTTGGACTACTACTCCGTGGACCCTCCCTGCAAACGTAGCAGTGATGGCTAACCCTAAGCTTGTATACGTATGGGTTGAAGTTAGGGGAGATATACTTCTCATAGCTAAAGATAGGTTAGAAGCTGTTTTGAAGGAGGCCGGGATTACGGAATATAAGGTCTTGGAGGAGGTAAAAGGTGTTGAGCTTGAGGGGCTAAGATATCTGCACCCTCTCGCCGACGAAGTAGATGCCCAAAAAGGGCTGGCGGATGCACACAGGGTTGTCCTATCAGAGGAATTTGTCTCGGCTCAAGAGGGGACAGGTCTGGTTCATAGCGCTCCCGGACATGGAGAAGAGGATTACATAGTGGGTCTTAGGTACTCCCTACCCATCGTAGTACTTGTCGATGAGAAGGGGCGCCTCACAAAGGAGGCCGGAAAGTATTCTGGATTAAACGTTAGGGATGCAAACGGAGTGATTATCGAGGACCTGAAAAGAAAAGGATATCTCTTCCACTCTGGAGTCATCAGGCACAGATACCCCATATGCTGGCGCTGTAAAACTCCCCTTGTTCTTAGAGGGACTAAACAGTGGTTTATTCGCGTAACTCATCTAAAGAATAGGTTATTAGAAGAGGCTGAGAAAGTTGAATGGGTTCCGGAATGGGCGGGGTACTCGCGCTTCAAGAACTGGCTTGCCGGTCTTAGAGACTGGATAATCTCACGTCAGAGATATTGGGGTACTCCAGCCCCCATCTGGGTGTGTGAGAAATGCGGGGAGAGGGTTGTAGTTGGCTCCAAGAAGGAATTAGAGGAGCTTGCCGGAGGGAAACTAGAAATCCCAGACTTGCACCGTCCTTGGATAGACAAGGTCACACTTAGGTGCCCCAAATGTGGTGGCATTATGAAGAGGGTGCCCGACGTGCTGGACGTGTGGTTAGACTCCGGAGTTGCTTTTTATGCCAGTCTTGGCTATCCTCAAATCCGTGAAAAATTCAAGGAACTTTACCCCGCAGATTTGATCATAGAAGGGCATGACCAGATAGCGGGCTGGTTTTTCTCACTCCTGCGTAGTGGAATAATAACCTTCGATGAAGCCCCCTATCGTCGAGTCTTGATGCATGGTTTCGCCCTGGATGAGCAAGGAAGAGAAATGCACAAATCGCTGGGGAACTATGTAGAGCCCCGCCAAGTCCTAGAGTATAAGTATGGAAGCAGGGATGTTTTCAGATGGTTTGTCCTGCGAACTACGACCTGGGAGGACATGAAGTTCTCGTGGAAAGGATTGGAGGAAGTATACTCTGATTTGAACATCTTTTGGAACGTCTATTACTTTGCGACCCTATACATGAGCTTAGACAAGTTTAACCCTGAGGAATATCCGGTTGACGCTCTCCTTGACAAACTGTCAATAGAGGATAAGTGGTTATTGTCCAGATTTGAGACTGTTGCTCGTGAAGTTAAAAACGCATTTGACACATTGAACATACATCGTGCTGTAAAACTCATAAGAGATTTCGTGGTTGAAGATCTTAGCCATTGGTACATCAGGCTTATAAGACCCAGAGTTTGGATCGAAGAAGCATCGTATGAAAAAATAGCTGCATACGCTACGTTAAGCTATGTTTTGAAACGCTTACTCGTGATAGCATCTCCTATAATACCCTTTACAACAGAGCGAATCTATCTTGAATCCTTCAGGTATGAGGAAGCGCCTCCTAGCATCCACATGTTATCCTGGCCTGAGCCTCGTGACGACTTCTTAGACCCTGAGTTAGAAAAGAAGATGAGCCTTGCCAGGGAGATTGTTGAAAAAGCCTTAGCATTAAGAATGAAAAATGGAATCAAGATAAGGCAGCCTCTCCCAGCTCTGTATATTTTCACAAGTGATCCAAAGATAACTGAGAGCGTACGGATGATGGATCGTATAATAGCTTCACAAGTCAACGTAAAGAAGGTTGAAGTTCGTCCAGCCGAGGAACTCGTATCCTACAAATCAGTCAAGGTTGAACCAGTTTATCGTCTCCTGGGACCTACGTTGAGAGAGTATACTAGCCTGGTCATCGAGGAGGTAAATAAGAAAAAAGAGGAAGTTGCAAGAAGTTTAGCTGAGAAAGGCTCAATCGACCTAGAGGTGGCGGGAAGAGTCTTCCACCTAGAGAAGAGTATGTTCGAGATCCTGGAGTCTTGGAGGGAACATTACGATGGAGATACGACTACATGGGGGACTATAGTGCTTGACACCAACATTAGCGAGAAAGAACTTGCCGAGGGGCTCGCCCGAGATACTCTCAGGAGAATACAGTTCATGAGAAAGCAGCTCAGCCTTTCCATAGATGAGTATATTGAGACAACAATCTACATACCTGGCGAGTTCATTGAACTCGTTAAAGGCTATGAAGATTACTTGAGAACTGAAAGCAGATCCAAGGCTCTCTTCCTGGTTTCACATGAAGAAGACGTCAAAGGGGATCTTGTCGCTGATTGGGAGATAGGCGATATAAAGATTAAGATTGGGATAAGACGATTCAAGAACCAGTAA
- the surE gene encoding 5'/3'-nucleotidase SurE: protein MKKLRILVTNDDGVSVGLQALADAVSNQGHEVFIATTANHSSGSSKSISFRTKYKLVELFGRYSAVIVDSTPATAVGVVLDSFDKSFDFILSGVNSGPNLGLWDVLSSGTVGAVLEAAIRGFKGIAVSLVARAWSDYKNFDYDVYYRAARVAVGILEKLSEAKWEAPLLNVNVPAWTLRGVAVAILEQGMHTEVYTCHQDECDMSRWTLEQAYSCVTPGSDVCLVKEGYATVTPLSFISTVKTEWLTKILIG from the coding sequence GTGAAGAAACTCAGGATACTTGTGACTAACGATGATGGAGTCAGTGTGGGTCTACAGGCACTCGCCGATGCCGTCTCCAATCAGGGCCATGAGGTTTTCATAGCAACTACAGCTAATCATTCAAGTGGAAGTAGCAAATCTATCTCCTTCAGAACCAAATACAAGTTAGTCGAACTCTTCGGCAGATACAGTGCTGTAATAGTAGACTCGACGCCTGCTACAGCTGTAGGAGTTGTACTCGACTCATTTGATAAATCATTCGACTTCATACTAAGCGGGGTGAACAGCGGCCCAAACCTAGGACTATGGGATGTTTTATCCTCTGGAACAGTGGGAGCAGTTTTAGAGGCGGCTATCAGAGGGTTTAAAGGAATAGCTGTCTCCTTAGTTGCACGTGCTTGGTCAGACTATAAAAACTTTGATTATGATGTTTACTATAGAGCTGCTAGAGTAGCTGTCGGTATACTCGAGAAGCTTTCGGAGGCTAAGTGGGAAGCCCCCCTCCTCAACGTCAATGTTCCCGCCTGGACCCTTAGGGGGGTAGCTGTTGCGATTTTAGAGCAGGGAATGCACACAGAAGTATACACTTGTCACCAAGACGAATGCGACATGAGTCGATGGACTTTAGAGCAGGCATATTCTTGTGTAACGCCAGGGAGTGATGTCTGCCTCGTAAAGGAGGGGTACGCTACGGTAACACCCTTGAGTTTCATTTCGACAGTAAAAACGGAATGGTTAACCAAAATTTTAATAGGCTAA
- a CDS encoding metallophosphoesterase family protein, which produces MAGDLFEDLHYRISTYQLKFEILKLGLPTELPPLIIYTPSFSSHDPIVDEGSINLGRSRIYIRRVAHIQLGDDEVVVTHGDIGIANGAIAHLVDRVGSLVGRKLLVEEKVKEKLNLRNQWLIMGHTHIPGLDTTRRIGNPGSWKSAWGKWLPYWRKPTYSLIFYDGKSFRLVYPLKTI; this is translated from the coding sequence GTGGCGGGCGATCTGTTCGAGGATCTTCATTATAGAATCAGCACATACCAGCTGAAGTTTGAAATTTTAAAGCTCGGCCTCCCAACCGAGCTTCCACCCCTCATTATCTACACACCTAGTTTTTCCTCACATGACCCGATTGTCGATGAAGGCTCCATCAATCTGGGAAGATCTAGAATCTATATACGTAGAGTGGCCCATATACAATTGGGGGACGATGAAGTTGTGGTGACTCACGGTGATATCGGCATCGCAAACGGGGCTATCGCCCACTTAGTTGATAGAGTTGGCAGCCTGGTTGGAAGGAAGTTACTCGTGGAGGAAAAGGTCAAAGAGAAGTTAAACCTCAGGAATCAATGGCTTATCATGGGTCACACACATATCCCCGGACTTGACACAACTCGTAGAATTGGGAATCCTGGTTCCTGGAAATCAGCCTGGGGAAAATGGCTTCCCTACTGGCGTAAACCCACATATAGCCTGATATTCTATGACGGTAAAAGTTTTAGGTTGGTTTATCCTCTAAAAACGATATGA
- a CDS encoding twin-arginine translocase subunit TatC — protein sequence MSELPEKPLLEHVYELLETMRKILIVWVGVIASLLVLPAPHLLPSYTPLAFYFMNLTKRVMLSHDEHPITRQLSLTLGLNDSKVILISHGWFDSLTAAVIMSGLIAVTVSTPITLYYIYRFLEPGLYSHEKKIIKKVPIRG from the coding sequence ATGTCAGAGCTGCCTGAGAAACCTTTACTCGAACACGTATATGAGCTACTGGAAACAATGCGTAAGATACTCATTGTTTGGGTAGGAGTTATCGCTTCCCTGTTAGTGCTCCCAGCTCCTCATCTTCTTCCTAGCTATACTCCTTTGGCCTTTTATTTTATGAACCTTACTAAAAGAGTGATGCTTTCTCACGATGAACACCCCATAACACGTCAATTGTCTCTGACACTGGGACTGAACGACTCCAAAGTTATTCTTATTTCACATGGGTGGTTTGATAGTCTCACGGCAGCTGTTATAATGTCCGGGCTCATTGCCGTCACTGTATCAACCCCGATCACGCTTTATTACATCTACAGGTTCTTGGAACCCGGCCTTTATTCCCATGAGAAGAAGATTATAAAAAAAGTACCTATTCGCGGTTAA
- a CDS encoding DUF429 domain-containing protein yields the protein MLYAGIDLTASKSRPSCIAFLDNEKNVRVCRAFDDLEILHIMFSLEPDIVGIDSPLTYPKQGRLRGCERIMRELGIKFFPPSLPAMKKLMYRGSRLAEALSRRGIKVLEVYPGGTQDVLCLPRKRRSLDELRKGLEKLGLHIKDQEKDGDVLDAVTAAYTVYVFARGDYLRLISEDCELILPVPICLPRTPNHPYWL from the coding sequence ATGCTGTATGCAGGAATAGACCTTACTGCATCAAAATCAAGACCATCCTGTATAGCATTTTTAGACAATGAGAAAAACGTTAGAGTATGCAGAGCCTTTGATGACCTTGAGATACTCCATATAATGTTTAGCCTAGAGCCCGACATAGTCGGCATAGATTCTCCTTTGACTTATCCTAAACAAGGTAGACTTAGAGGTTGCGAGAGGATTATGAGAGAGCTTGGAATAAAGTTTTTTCCACCTAGCTTGCCGGCCATGAAGAAGTTGATGTACAGGGGGTCAAGACTCGCTGAGGCGTTGTCTCGAAGGGGTATAAAAGTTCTTGAAGTATATCCGGGTGGAACTCAAGATGTTCTTTGTCTGCCCAGGAAAAGAAGATCACTAGACGAGTTGAGGAAGGGGTTGGAAAAGCTTGGACTGCATATTAAGGATCAAGAAAAGGATGGAGATGTGCTGGACGCGGTAACCGCTGCCTACACTGTGTACGTCTTCGCAAGGGGAGACTACCTTAGACTGATATCGGAAGACTGTGAACTTATTCTCCCTGTTCCGATTTGTCTGCCACGAACTCCCAATCATCCATATTGGTTATAA